One genomic window of [Clostridium] scindens ATCC 35704 includes the following:
- a CDS encoding aryl-sulfate sulfotransferase translates to MRKRNKILACALAAAIFIATGVGAKVLATSETEDSTKQTDTETTKLTKTQEESLKKIKAAYDVKNQEKTAEELEEKKSSQEYTLSNMLIEYNPFGTNTQSLYVYFNTDEPVSVAYTVHAEDSKIQDFNRTVYQEEAYQKEHEFQVIGLIPDMENKVTFFLTKEDGSTDTKEIVFEMGSLMGTEDVQLDTDVEGDASQLEDGLYVVLGNDSTALDFMYFYDNNGTLRGEVPLLGYRSHRLIFDKDFMYYSISETKMAQLSRTGQVTNVFDLGDYEVHHDYVFDDNGNMLILASDKKQDSTEDVVIKLDVNSGEVTKVLDLGALFGEYKAECQRSEEGELDWMHINTIQWMGNGSVLLSSRETSSIIRVDDIYGTPTVGYMIAEKSFWAGTQYESLVFAKDGEFTIHGGQHSVSYVEDDSLPEGQYYLYMFNNNIGISETKPDFDWAAVGLAQNSAKEGTSSYYYKYLVDENAGTFKLVDSFEVPYSGYVSSAQDIGDNTVIDSGFQGMFGEYDKDHRLIASYKMDMEKFIYRVYKYDFDGFYFEDGIIGQ, encoded by the coding sequence TTGAGAAAGAGAAATAAGATATTGGCCTGCGCCCTGGCGGCTGCGATATTTATCGCAACGGGCGTAGGGGCGAAGGTTTTGGCAACTTCGGAGACAGAAGACAGTACGAAGCAGACGGATACGGAGACAACGAAGCTTACCAAGACACAGGAAGAATCTCTGAAGAAGATTAAGGCTGCCTACGATGTAAAGAATCAGGAGAAGACAGCAGAGGAACTGGAAGAGAAGAAGTCCTCTCAGGAGTACACGCTTAGCAACATGCTGATAGAATACAATCCATTCGGTACCAACACCCAGTCGCTCTATGTGTATTTCAATACGGATGAGCCGGTGAGCGTGGCCTATACGGTTCATGCCGAAGACTCGAAGATTCAGGACTTTAACCGGACGGTGTATCAGGAGGAGGCATACCAGAAAGAACATGAATTCCAGGTGATCGGCCTGATACCCGATATGGAGAATAAGGTTACCTTTTTCTTGACGAAGGAAGATGGATCCACGGACACCAAGGAGATCGTATTTGAGATGGGCTCCCTTATGGGAACGGAAGATGTGCAGCTGGATACGGATGTAGAAGGCGATGCAAGCCAGTTGGAAGACGGGCTCTACGTGGTCTTGGGAAATGACAGCACGGCTCTGGACTTTATGTATTTTTACGACAATAATGGAACGCTCCGGGGAGAGGTGCCGCTTCTGGGATACCGAAGCCACAGGCTGATCTTTGATAAGGATTTCATGTACTACAGTATTTCTGAGACGAAGATGGCGCAGCTGAGCAGGACGGGGCAGGTGACAAATGTCTTTGACCTCGGAGACTATGAAGTCCATCATGACTATGTATTTGATGATAACGGCAATATGCTGATTCTGGCATCGGATAAGAAGCAGGACAGCACGGAAGATGTTGTGATCAAACTGGACGTAAATTCCGGAGAAGTCACCAAAGTGCTGGATCTTGGCGCTCTGTTTGGGGAGTATAAGGCGGAATGCCAAAGAAGCGAAGAAGGAGAACTGGACTGGATGCATATCAATACGATCCAGTGGATGGGCAACGGATCTGTGCTGTTAAGTTCGAGGGAGACTTCCTCTATTATAAGGGTTGATGATATCTATGGAACTCCAACGGTGGGCTATATGATTGCGGAGAAGTCCTTCTGGGCAGGGACGCAGTATGAAAGCCTGGTATTTGCAAAGGATGGAGAGTTTACCATCCATGGAGGACAGCATTCGGTCTCCTATGTAGAAGATGACAGTCTGCCGGAGGGACAGTATTATCTGTATATGTTTAACAATAATATTGGAATCAGCGAAACCAAGCCAGATTTTGACTGGGCCGCGGTGGGGCTTGCACAGAACAGCGCCAAGGAGGGGACTTCTTCTTATTACTATAAGTATCTGGTGGACGAGAACGCAGGAACCTTTAAACTTGTAGATTCCTTTGAAGTTCCTTATTCCGGCTATGTAAGCAGCGCCCAGGATATTGGGGACAATACGGTGATTGATTCCGGATTCCAAGGCATGTTTGGCGAGTATGACAAGGATCATAGACTGATCGCAAGTTATAAGATGGATATGGAAAAGTTTATTTACCGCGTCTATAAGTATGATTTTGACGGATTCTATTTTGAAGACGGAATTATAGGGCAATAG
- the proC gene encoding pyrroline-5-carboxylate reductase: protein MKLGFIGTGNMASAIMGGIIKKQIIPAQEIIGADLFAPGRERAKEQFGIQVTDSNKEVVDKAEVIVLSVKPQFYEDVINEIKGDIKESQIIITIAPGKTLAWLAEKFGKDVKIVRTMPNTPAMVGAGMTAACPNEHITEEEMAYIRTLLECFSRVEMIPERLMDVVVSTSGSSPAYVFMMIEAMADAAVSGGMPRPLAYQFASQAVLGSAKMVLDTGRHPGDLKDMVCSPAGTTIEAVRVLEERGFRSAIFEAMKVCEEISKNM, encoded by the coding sequence ATGAAATTAGGATTTATTGGTACAGGAAACATGGCATCAGCAATAATGGGCGGCATTATAAAGAAGCAGATCATTCCGGCACAGGAGATTATCGGAGCGGATCTATTTGCTCCGGGAAGAGAACGCGCAAAAGAGCAGTTCGGCATTCAGGTGACAGACAGCAATAAGGAAGTCGTAGACAAGGCGGAAGTCATCGTGCTGTCGGTTAAGCCACAGTTTTATGAGGATGTGATCAATGAGATCAAGGGAGATATTAAGGAGAGCCAGATCATTATTACGATCGCTCCGGGCAAGACGCTTGCATGGCTTGCCGAGAAGTTTGGCAAGGATGTTAAGATCGTGCGCACTATGCCGAACACGCCTGCAATGGTGGGGGCCGGCATGACGGCGGCATGCCCCAACGAGCACATAACGGAAGAGGAGATGGCATATATCCGTACGCTGCTGGAGTGTTTCAGCCGTGTCGAGATGATTCCTGAGCGCCTGATGGATGTGGTAGTGTCCACCAGCGGAAGTTCCCCGGCCTATGTCTTCATGATGATTGAAGCGATGGCTGACGCGGCTGTTTCCGGCGGCATGCCAAGACCACTGGCATATCAGTTTGCGTCACAGGCAGTTCTTGGAAGCGCCAAGATGGTCTTGGATACAGGCAGGCATCCTGGGGATCTCAAAGATATGGTCTGCTCTCCGGCAGGAACTACGATCGAGGCGGTACGCGTACTGGAAGAACGCGGATTCAGAAGCGCAATCTTTGAGGCCATGAAGGTATGTGAAGAAATTTCAAAGAATATGTAG
- a CDS encoding GntR family transcriptional regulator, giving the protein MANKSASLADQAYENIKTNILNLTYPPGMALTEALLCSRLGMSRSPVRAAIHRLQTEGLIVSDYYKSMTVKEITDKDINEIYQLRELLEGAAFKLIFTTGRNEEYSYRIEEKVVRMCAAANDLYEWEVADTAMHMEIVSIFDNDRINRIYENNLSELIRMGQYSVKNGMHIPKTNENLKKMVRHMRKGDYEKAYAILTADHFGTGKDSALKGR; this is encoded by the coding sequence ATGGCCAATAAAAGCGCCTCTCTCGCAGACCAGGCCTATGAAAACATAAAAACGAATATTTTAAACCTGACCTATCCTCCCGGCATGGCTTTGACCGAAGCCCTGCTCTGCAGCCGGCTGGGTATGAGCCGAAGTCCTGTCCGCGCAGCCATTCACAGACTGCAGACAGAAGGATTGATCGTATCCGACTATTATAAATCCATGACGGTCAAGGAAATCACAGATAAGGATATCAACGAAATCTACCAGTTGCGGGAATTGCTGGAAGGGGCCGCATTCAAGCTGATCTTTACTACCGGCCGCAACGAGGAATACTCTTACCGCATTGAGGAAAAGGTAGTCCGCATGTGCGCTGCTGCCAATGACCTTTATGAATGGGAAGTGGCAGATACTGCCATGCACATGGAAATCGTCAGTATATTCGACAATGACAGAATCAACCGGATCTACGAAAACAACCTGTCCGAACTGATCCGCATGGGCCAGTACTCTGTGAAGAATGGAATGCATATCCCTAAGACCAATGAAAATCTTAAAAAGATGGTCCGCCATATGAGAAAAGGAGACTATGAGAAAGCCTATGCCATACTAACGGCAGATCACTTTGGTACCGGAAAGGACAGCGCGCTTAAAGGCAGATAA